A region of Jannaschia sp. W003 DNA encodes the following proteins:
- a CDS encoding glycosyltransferase family 2 protein translates to MSAPPALGVVVVCHDAEAVVGPCLGSLMASQGAALDVVVVDNASRDATAAAVCAVRAPAPHRLRLVKAGRNGGFAAGVNLGLGALEHAPRVWLLNPDCTVPPGTAQRLAAHPEGFGLLGGRVLYEGSGRIQTDGGTLDRRTGRTRNVHQGAPADAPAPDPAAMDFVTGASLVASRAFLRRAGPMPEDYFLYYEEVAWARRRGDLALAHDPEAVVLHAAGHSIGSGRPDREPSPLSLWFLHRSRQRFAARHFGARVVPRLWTLAKAAQALSWGRWTSAGVLARVALGLPAPGSVRARVPPEALR, encoded by the coding sequence GTGAGCGCGCCGCCCGCCCTGGGCGTGGTCGTGGTGTGCCACGACGCCGAGGCCGTGGTCGGCCCGTGCCTCGGCTCGCTGATGGCCTCGCAGGGCGCGGCGCTCGACGTGGTGGTGGTGGACAACGCCTCGCGCGACGCGACCGCCGCCGCGGTCTGCGCCGTGCGCGCCCCCGCCCCGCACCGCCTGCGGCTGGTGAAGGCGGGGCGCAACGGGGGCTTCGCGGCGGGCGTGAACCTCGGGCTCGGGGCACTGGAGCACGCCCCCCGCGTCTGGCTCCTGAACCCCGACTGCACCGTCCCCCCCGGCACCGCCCAGCGCCTCGCCGCCCACCCCGAGGGCTTCGGACTGCTCGGGGGCCGGGTGCTCTACGAAGGGTCGGGCCGCATCCAGACCGACGGCGGGACGCTGGACCGCCGCACGGGCCGCACGCGCAACGTCCACCAGGGCGCGCCTGCGGACGCGCCCGCCCCGGACCCGGCGGCGATGGACTTCGTGACCGGCGCCTCGCTCGTGGCGAGCCGCGCCTTCCTCCGCCGCGCCGGGCCGATGCCCGAGGACTACTTCCTCTACTACGAGGAGGTGGCGTGGGCGCGGCGGAGGGGCGACCTCGCCCTCGCCCACGACCCGGAGGCGGTGGTGCTGCACGCGGCCGGGCACTCCATCGGCTCGGGACGCCCCGATCGCGAGCCCTCGCCGCTGTCGCTGTGGTTCCTCCACCGCAGCCGCCAGCGCTTCGCCGCCCGGCACTTCGGCGCGAGGGTCGTGCCGCGCCTCTGGACCCTCGCGAAGGCGGCGCAGGCTCTGAGCTGGGGCCGTTGGACCTCCGCGGGCGTGCTCGCCCGCGTGGCGCTCGGCCTGCCGGCCCCGGGGTCGGTGCGCGCCCGCGTCCCGCCCGAGGCGCTGCGCTAG
- a CDS encoding oligosaccharide flippase family protein, translating to MSRAPRRGGLTLAGGLAGAAALQLGRNLALAALLPAADYGRAAALAVMLAGVELAVLGGLQVRMVQHPRGGAVPVQAAMQGFVALRAALAAALALLLAAPLAALLGLPELRWGFAALALAAPLMAAAHLDRDRFRRARRFGPGALCLAGGAAASLLAAVPLAWWLGDWRAMLGAILVQHAATAALSHAAARRPFRIAFPRGEIAAAARFTAPLMLAGALMLLAAQGDRMLVARALGPEALGAFALAMALATAPAQMAVQVLAGLHMPLLARARPGPAFAAAAGHAATRAALAGAALIAAAALGRPLLERLVQGDLAPAAALVVPAAAAQALRVLRHMVGVAALARGDARSDLAGNLPRVAALLGAGAILAAGGPLAAVLGAAAAGEAAGLAVLLRRLRAVPGAVPTLARPVLALGPAAAAAFLLPGPLAALPALLAAALLAVPRPLPLPAGDTP from the coding sequence ATGAGCCGCGCGCCCCGACGCGGCGGCCTCACGCTTGCCGGGGGCCTGGCCGGCGCCGCCGCGCTGCAGCTGGGCCGCAACCTCGCGCTCGCCGCGTTGCTGCCCGCCGCCGACTACGGGCGCGCCGCCGCGCTCGCGGTGATGCTGGCGGGCGTGGAGCTGGCGGTCCTCGGCGGCCTCCAGGTGCGCATGGTGCAGCACCCCCGCGGCGGCGCCGTCCCCGTGCAGGCCGCGATGCAGGGCTTCGTCGCCCTGCGCGCCGCGCTTGCCGCCGCGCTCGCGCTCCTCCTGGCCGCGCCGCTGGCCGCGCTGCTGGGGCTGCCCGAGCTGCGCTGGGGCTTCGCCGCGCTGGCCCTTGCCGCCCCGCTCATGGCCGCCGCCCATCTCGACCGCGACCGCTTCCGCCGCGCCCGCCGCTTTGGGCCGGGCGCCCTGTGCCTGGCCGGGGGGGCCGCCGCCTCGCTCCTGGCGGCGGTGCCGCTGGCGTGGTGGCTGGGGGACTGGCGGGCGATGCTAGGCGCCATCCTGGTGCAGCACGCCGCCACCGCCGCGCTGTCGCACGCCGCCGCGCGCCGCCCCTTCCGCATCGCCTTTCCGCGCGGCGAGATCGCCGCCGCCGCCCGCTTCACCGCGCCGCTGATGCTGGCCGGGGCGCTGATGCTGCTGGCCGCGCAGGGCGACCGGATGCTCGTGGCCCGTGCCCTCGGTCCCGAGGCCCTCGGCGCCTTCGCGCTCGCCATGGCCCTCGCCACCGCGCCCGCGCAGATGGCGGTGCAGGTGCTGGCCGGCCTCCACATGCCCCTGCTCGCCCGCGCGCGGCCCGGTCCCGCCTTCGCCGCCGCGGCGGGCCACGCCGCCACCCGCGCCGCGCTGGCCGGCGCGGCGCTGATCGCCGCCGCCGCCCTCGGACGCCCCCTGCTGGAGCGCCTCGTGCAGGGCGACCTCGCCCCCGCCGCCGCGCTGGTGGTGCCCGCGGCCGCGGCCCAGGCGCTGCGAGTCCTGCGACACATGGTCGGCGTGGCGGCGCTGGCCCGGGGCGACGCGCGCAGCGACCTTGCCGGCAACCTGCCGCGGGTCGCCGCGCTGCTCGGGGCGGGCGCGATCCTGGCCGCGGGCGGCCCCCTCGCCGCCGTTCTGGGCGCCGCGGCCGCGGGCGAGGCGGCCGGCCTCGCGGTCCTGCTCCGGCGCTTGCGCGCCGTGCCCGGGGCCGTGCCGACCCTCGCCCGCCCCGTGCTCGCGCTCGGACCGGCCGCCGCCGCCGCGTTCCTCCTGCCCGGCCCCCTCGCCGCGCTGCCCGCCCTCCTCGCCGCGGCCCTCCTCGCCGTGCCGCGCCCCCTGCCCCTGCCCGCCGGAGACACCCCGTGA
- a CDS encoding glycosyltransferase family 2 protein has protein sequence MAPTADPRPGAAAAAVVVPHLNQPAALRRCLAALAAGTVRPREVVVADNGSDPPPPADLWGLLPGARLVHAPEPGPGPARNAGAAATHAPLLAFLDSDCLPAPDWLQRAVEAHRAAPRAVLGGAVQVPAPDRRGAPAAAYEALYAFRMDRYVAREGFAGAGNMAVPRTVWDAVGPMRGVGCAEDRDWGRRATAQGHPLRFVASMRATHPARPSLAALRAKWDRQIAHDFAALARGGRLRWAVKALALPLSVAAELPRVLLSPRLRGAGVRLDALEGLLAVRLHRARRMLALLVHPAAAAGHAARWNRG, from the coding sequence ATGGCGCCGACGGCTGACCCGCGGCCCGGGGCGGCGGCGGCCGCCGTGGTGGTGCCCCACCTCAACCAGCCCGCCGCCCTGCGTCGCTGCCTCGCGGCCCTCGCGGCAGGCACGGTCCGCCCCCGCGAGGTGGTGGTGGCCGACAACGGCTCGGACCCGCCCCCGCCCGCGGACCTCTGGGGCCTCCTGCCCGGCGCGCGCCTCGTCCACGCGCCCGAACCCGGCCCTGGCCCCGCGCGCAACGCCGGCGCCGCCGCCACGCACGCCCCGCTCCTCGCGTTCCTCGACAGCGACTGCCTGCCCGCCCCCGACTGGCTCCAGCGCGCCGTGGAGGCCCACCGCGCCGCGCCCCGCGCCGTGCTCGGCGGCGCCGTGCAGGTGCCCGCGCCCGACCGCCGCGGCGCGCCGGCCGCGGCCTACGAGGCGCTCTACGCCTTCCGCATGGACCGCTACGTCGCGCGCGAGGGCTTCGCCGGCGCCGGCAACATGGCCGTGCCCCGCACGGTCTGGGACGCGGTGGGGCCGATGCGCGGCGTGGGCTGCGCCGAGGACCGCGACTGGGGCCGCCGCGCCACGGCGCAGGGCCACCCCCTGCGATTCGTCGCCTCCATGCGCGCCACGCACCCCGCCCGCCCCTCGCTCGCCGCGCTGCGCGCCAAGTGGGACCGGCAGATCGCCCACGACTTCGCCGCGCTCGCCCGCGGCGGGCGCCTCCGCTGGGCGGTCAAGGCGCTCGCCCTGCCGCTCTCGGTCGCCGCCGAGCTGCCCCGCGTCCTCCTCTCGCCGCGCCTGCGCGGCGCCGGCGTCCGCCTCGACGCGCTGGAGGGCCTCCTCGCGGTGCGCCTCCACCGCGCGCGCCGGATGCTCGCGCTGCTCGTGCATCCCGCCGCCGCGGCCGGGCACGCCGCGCGCTGGAACCGCGGATGA
- a CDS encoding CpsD/CapB family tyrosine-protein kinase — protein sequence MSMRLQDAIAQARTLREAVLAGRAPPPPAAATAAAPAGPEVESAWDALPRHAPDPELLAAHRIVTRTGAEEGAAPFDVIRTKLLSVAHEKGWRRVAVTSPTPGCGKSTVSLNLAFSLARGVGPRTLLCEMDLRRPSLQRLLALPGRPQLSRALEGRAPVDDALVRVADRLAIAANARPAGNPAETFHAPAMETALAALERRYAPGLTLFDLPPMMVGDDVLAFAPRADAMLIVAAAEHTSVAQIDVCEREIARHCEVAGVILNKCHHTGDDYGYGYGYGYGHGADG from the coding sequence ATGAGCATGAGACTGCAGGACGCGATCGCCCAGGCCCGCACGCTGCGCGAGGCGGTGCTCGCGGGGCGCGCGCCGCCGCCGCCCGCCGCCGCCACCGCCGCCGCACCCGCGGGCCCCGAGGTCGAGAGCGCCTGGGACGCGCTGCCCCGCCACGCGCCCGACCCGGAGCTGCTCGCCGCGCACCGGATCGTGACGCGCACCGGCGCCGAGGAGGGCGCGGCTCCCTTCGACGTGATCCGCACCAAGCTCCTGAGCGTCGCGCACGAGAAGGGCTGGCGCCGCGTCGCCGTCACCTCGCCCACGCCGGGCTGCGGCAAGTCCACCGTTTCGCTCAACCTCGCCTTCTCGCTCGCCCGCGGCGTCGGCCCACGCACCCTGCTGTGCGAGATGGACCTGCGCCGGCCCTCGCTCCAGCGGCTGCTCGCGCTGCCGGGGCGGCCGCAGCTCTCGCGCGCGCTCGAGGGCCGCGCGCCGGTCGACGACGCCCTCGTGCGCGTCGCGGACCGGCTCGCGATCGCGGCCAACGCCCGCCCCGCCGGCAACCCCGCCGAGACCTTCCACGCCCCCGCGATGGAGACCGCGCTCGCCGCGCTGGAGCGGCGCTACGCGCCCGGCCTCACGCTGTTCGACCTGCCGCCGATGATGGTCGGTGACGACGTGCTGGCCTTCGCGCCCCGCGCCGACGCCATGCTGATCGTGGCCGCCGCGGAGCACACCAGCGTGGCGCAGATCGACGTCTGCGAGCGCGAGATCGCCCGCCACTGCGAGGTGGCCGGCGTGATCCTCAACAAGTGCCACCACACCGGCGACGACTACGGCTACGGGTACGGCTACGGGTACGGCCATGGCGCCGACGGCTGA
- a CDS encoding O-antigen ligase: protein MSAAAPTLRPAAPPWARGRDAAPPPPRSAAAAAGAPARLGPLVWLFLAAIVLPVTVDLGSLALSGLRILCLLAVLPLLAGLLSGRHGRVIAADWLALAHVAWMALSLALSEGAAAVQLAGSMGVEFLGGYLIARVHVRDLAAFRRLCAALTLVLLALLPVALVEARTGVPVIPSAIERIPGVGSAGDVDAQMRLGLHRVQAVFVHPIHFGLFAAVAFALCWTALQDRVPAVPRALAAGAIALSGFLSLSSGGILAVALQVALIAWAAALPARIPRWWILAALFALAYAVVDLLSNRTPLHVFLSYATFSAHTAYWRLLILEWGLVNVAAHPWFGIGMADWMRPAWMHSDSVDNFWLIAAMRHGVPGFVTLAGCWLAVLVPVMRRPFAAEGALGTARRAWVFSIVGLIFTLFTVHAWGSVYSFVMFLLGSGAWMLHAEEGAPRGAAAAPPSRARPHSRFPAPAAAP, encoded by the coding sequence GTGAGCGCCGCGGCCCCGACTCTCCGGCCCGCCGCGCCGCCCTGGGCGCGGGGGCGTGACGCCGCCCCGCCGCCGCCGCGATCCGCCGCGGCAGCGGCGGGCGCCCCCGCGCGCCTCGGCCCGCTCGTGTGGCTGTTCCTCGCCGCGATCGTGCTGCCCGTGACCGTGGACCTCGGCTCGCTGGCCCTCAGCGGATTGCGGATCCTGTGCCTCCTCGCCGTGCTGCCGCTGCTCGCGGGCCTCCTGTCAGGCCGCCACGGGCGCGTGATCGCCGCCGACTGGCTGGCCCTCGCCCACGTCGCGTGGATGGCCCTGTCGCTCGCCCTCAGCGAGGGCGCGGCGGCGGTGCAGCTCGCCGGCTCGATGGGGGTGGAGTTCCTGGGCGGCTACCTCATCGCCCGCGTCCACGTGCGCGACCTCGCCGCGTTCCGGCGCCTGTGCGCGGCGCTGACCCTCGTGCTGCTGGCCCTGCTGCCCGTGGCCCTCGTGGAGGCGCGCACCGGCGTGCCGGTGATCCCCTCCGCGATCGAGCGCATCCCCGGCGTCGGCTCGGCCGGCGACGTGGACGCCCAGATGCGCCTCGGGCTGCACCGGGTGCAGGCGGTGTTCGTGCATCCGATCCACTTCGGCCTGTTCGCCGCGGTCGCCTTCGCGCTGTGCTGGACGGCGCTGCAGGACCGGGTGCCCGCGGTCCCCCGCGCGCTCGCGGCGGGGGCGATCGCGCTCTCGGGGTTCCTGTCGCTCAGCTCGGGCGGCATCCTGGCGGTGGCGCTGCAGGTGGCGCTGATCGCCTGGGCGGCGGCGCTGCCGGCCCGCATCCCGCGCTGGTGGATCCTCGCCGCGCTCTTCGCGCTGGCCTACGCGGTGGTGGACCTCCTGTCCAACCGCACGCCGCTCCACGTGTTCCTGAGCTACGCCACCTTCTCGGCCCACACCGCCTACTGGCGCCTCCTGATCCTGGAATGGGGCCTCGTGAACGTCGCGGCCCACCCGTGGTTCGGCATCGGCATGGCGGACTGGATGCGGCCCGCATGGATGCACTCGGACTCGGTCGACAACTTCTGGCTGATCGCGGCGATGCGCCACGGCGTGCCGGGCTTCGTGACGCTCGCGGGCTGCTGGCTGGCCGTGCTGGTGCCGGTGATGCGCCGTCCCTTCGCGGCGGAGGGCGCGCTGGGCACGGCGCGGCGGGCCTGGGTGTTCTCGATCGTGGGACTGATCTTCACGCTGTTCACGGTCCACGCCTGGGGCAGCGTCTACAGCTTCGTGATGTTCCTGCTCGGCTCGGGCGCCTGGATGCTCCATGCCGAGGAGGGCGCCCCCCGCGGCGCCGCGGCCGCGCCCCCGTCCCGGGCGCGTCCCCATTCGCGCTTCCCGGCGCCCGCCGCCGCCCCGTGA